The following coding sequences lie in one Chelonia mydas isolate rCheMyd1 chromosome 6, rCheMyd1.pri.v2, whole genome shotgun sequence genomic window:
- the LOC114022343 gene encoding uncharacterized protein LOC114022343 isoform X6, which translates to MAGACQGGARGPGEMEEEQAESRTVAQEFLNWFLRRHVYPEQREHRRRERECQRVQALVSRIMARVHQWNTLLFTGEAILVGSQAQDLHVRAESSSSDYDFLAPIQYNTNVILLGTLYSAPCTELHFLPSWLSLKSGVPVYRWENKLVVDYNKVTLRKILDEKNVDWGRKDLGLDLTEEDIKEINGRQKDLWRGGIDPFLVARKFHEFVENALAEERSSPAPGISNVRLSDFAKCSAVQLSLEVDGQAVSIDLVPTIRNKVDMSMDWPRQDLRWLSEWWDQEQDTERIKPTWNIMEIYKTGADLVAKNLYWRLSYSLAETRLLRDIDLDGAGWRREALQLLKQINMEKWVPHYGKVLTSYHLKVPMCPRCLCWENFGSGAHSAQTRPPDILVPHTEDIERFS; encoded by the exons ATGGCTGGCGCATGCCAGGGTGGGGCCCGAGGGCCAGGAGAAatggaagaggaacaggctgagTCTCGTACAGTCGCCCAGGAGTTTCTGAACTGGTTCTTACGGCGCCATGTGTATCCCGAGCAAAGGGAACACCGGAGAAGGGAGCGGGAGTGCCAGCGGGTGCAAGCTCTGGTCAGCAGGATCATGGCTCGGGTGCATCAGTGGAATACGCTGTTGTTCACGGGGGAAGCCATCCTGGTGGGCAGTCAAGCCCAGGACCTCCACGTCCGGGCAGAGTCCAGCAGCAGCGACTACGACTTCCTGGCCCCCATCCAGTACAACACGAACGTGATCCTGCTGGGTACCCTGTACAGCGCGCCGTGCACAGAGCTCCACTTCCTGCCTTCCTGGCTGAGCCTGAAGTCTGGCGTGCCGGTGTACCGCTGGGAGAACAAGCTGGTGGTGGATTACAACAAGGTGACACTAAGAAAGATCTTGGATGAGAAGAATGTAGACTGGGGCAGGAAGGATCTAGGCTTGGACCTCACGGAGGAAGACATCAAAGAAATAAATGGCCGACAG AAGGATCTTTGGAGGGGCGGCATCGATCCATTTCTGGTAGCTCGAAAGTTCCATGAATTTGTCGAGAATGCTCTGGCTGAGG AGAGAAGCAGCCCTGCTCCCGGAATTA GCAACGTTAGACTGAGCGACTTTGCAAAATGCTCTGCCGTGCAGCTCAGCCTGGAGGTGGACGGCCAAGCTGTGTCTATAGACCTGGTACCCACCATCCGGAATAAAGTGGACATGTCCATGGATTGGCCAAGGCAGGATCTCAGGTGGCTTTCTGAATGGTGGGACCAGGAGCAAGACACTGAGCGGATCAAACCCACCTGGAATATCATGGAAATTTACAAAACTGGGGCCGATCTGGTGgccaagaatctgtactggag GCTCTCCTACTCCCTGGCTGAGACCCGACTCCTCAGGGACATTGACCTCGATGGTGCTGGGTGGAGGCGGGAGGCGCTGCAGCTGCTGAAGCAAATCAACATGGAGAAGTGGGTACCGCACTATGGCAAAGTCCTGACCTCCTACCACCTGAAG GTGCCCATGTGCCCCAGATGCCTTTGTTGGGAGAATTTTGGTAGCGGTGCCCATTCCGCCCAAACACGACCTCCAGACATCCTCGTGCCCCATACCGAGGATATAGAGAG ATTTTCCTGA
- the LOC114022343 gene encoding uncharacterized protein LOC114022343 isoform X3, translating to MAGACQGGARGPGEMEEEQAESRTVAQEFLNWFLRRHVYPEQREHRRRERECQRVQALVSRIMARVHQWNTLLFTGEAILVGSQAQDLHVRAESSSSDYDFLAPIQYNTNVILLGTLYSAPCTELHFLPSWLSLKSGVPVYRWENKLVVDYNKVTLRKILDEKNVDWGRKDLGLDLTEEDIKEINGRQKDLWRGGIDPFLVARKFHEFVENALAEERSSPAPGINLQSFYLCLLLTPTPLSCPLQGNVRLSDFAKCSAVQLSLEVDGQAVSIDLVPTIRNKVDMSMDWPRQDLRWLSEWWDQEQDTERIKPTWNIMEIYKTGADLVAKNLYWRLSYSLAETRLLRDIDLDGAGWRREALQLLKQINMEKWVPHYGKVLTSYHLKVPMCPRCLCWENFGSGAHSAQTRPPDILVPHTEDIERWSCFGLLTSTQSPRTGPRCWMLWGPC from the exons ATGGCTGGCGCATGCCAGGGTGGGGCCCGAGGGCCAGGAGAAatggaagaggaacaggctgagTCTCGTACAGTCGCCCAGGAGTTTCTGAACTGGTTCTTACGGCGCCATGTGTATCCCGAGCAAAGGGAACACCGGAGAAGGGAGCGGGAGTGCCAGCGGGTGCAAGCTCTGGTCAGCAGGATCATGGCTCGGGTGCATCAGTGGAATACGCTGTTGTTCACGGGGGAAGCCATCCTGGTGGGCAGTCAAGCCCAGGACCTCCACGTCCGGGCAGAGTCCAGCAGCAGCGACTACGACTTCCTGGCCCCCATCCAGTACAACACGAACGTGATCCTGCTGGGTACCCTGTACAGCGCGCCGTGCACAGAGCTCCACTTCCTGCCTTCCTGGCTGAGCCTGAAGTCTGGCGTGCCGGTGTACCGCTGGGAGAACAAGCTGGTGGTGGATTACAACAAGGTGACACTAAGAAAGATCTTGGATGAGAAGAATGTAGACTGGGGCAGGAAGGATCTAGGCTTGGACCTCACGGAGGAAGACATCAAAGAAATAAATGGCCGACAG AAGGATCTTTGGAGGGGCGGCATCGATCCATTTCTGGTAGCTCGAAAGTTCCATGAATTTGTCGAGAATGCTCTGGCTGAGG AGAGAAGCAGCCCTGCTCCCGGAATTA ATCTGCAAAGCTTTTATCTCTGTCTGCTTTTGACTCCCACTCCGCTGTCTTGCCCTCTCCAAGGCAACGTTAGACTGAGCGACTTTGCAAAATGCTCTGCCGTGCAGCTCAGCCTGGAGGTGGACGGCCAAGCTGTGTCTATAGACCTGGTACCCACCATCCGGAATAAAGTGGACATGTCCATGGATTGGCCAAGGCAGGATCTCAGGTGGCTTTCTGAATGGTGGGACCAGGAGCAAGACACTGAGCGGATCAAACCCACCTGGAATATCATGGAAATTTACAAAACTGGGGCCGATCTGGTGgccaagaatctgtactggag GCTCTCCTACTCCCTGGCTGAGACCCGACTCCTCAGGGACATTGACCTCGATGGTGCTGGGTGGAGGCGGGAGGCGCTGCAGCTGCTGAAGCAAATCAACATGGAGAAGTGGGTACCGCACTATGGCAAAGTCCTGACCTCCTACCACCTGAAG GTGCCCATGTGCCCCAGATGCCTTTGTTGGGAGAATTTTGGTAGCGGTGCCCATTCCGCCCAAACACGACCTCCAGACATCCTCGTGCCCCATACCGAGGATATAGAGAG ATGGTCCTGTTTTGGGCTTCTGACCTCAACCCAGAGCCCGAGAACTGGACCACGGTGCTGGATGCTCTGGGGACCCTGCTGA
- the LOC114022343 gene encoding uncharacterized protein LOC114022343 isoform X5 translates to MAGACQGGARGPGEMEEEQAESRTVAQEFLNWFLRRHVYPEQREHRRRERECQRVQALVSRIMARVHQWNTLLFTGEAILVGSQAQDLHVRAESSSSDYDFLAPIQYNTNVILLGTLYSAPCTELHFLPSWLSLKSGVPVYRWENKLVVDYNKVTLRKILDEKNVDWGRKDLGLDLTEEDIKEINGRQKDLWRGGIDPFLVARKFHEFVENALAEERSSPAPGINLQSFYLCLLLTPTPLSCPLQGNVRLSDFAKCSAVQLSLEVDGQAVSIDLVPTIRNKVDMSMDWPRQDLRWLSEWWDQEQDTERIKPTWNIMEIYKTGADLVAKNLYWRLSYSLAETRLLRDIDLDGAGWRREALQLLKQINMEKWVPHYGKVLTSYHLKVPMCPRCLCWENFGSGAHSAQTRPPDILVPHTEDIERFS, encoded by the exons ATGGCTGGCGCATGCCAGGGTGGGGCCCGAGGGCCAGGAGAAatggaagaggaacaggctgagTCTCGTACAGTCGCCCAGGAGTTTCTGAACTGGTTCTTACGGCGCCATGTGTATCCCGAGCAAAGGGAACACCGGAGAAGGGAGCGGGAGTGCCAGCGGGTGCAAGCTCTGGTCAGCAGGATCATGGCTCGGGTGCATCAGTGGAATACGCTGTTGTTCACGGGGGAAGCCATCCTGGTGGGCAGTCAAGCCCAGGACCTCCACGTCCGGGCAGAGTCCAGCAGCAGCGACTACGACTTCCTGGCCCCCATCCAGTACAACACGAACGTGATCCTGCTGGGTACCCTGTACAGCGCGCCGTGCACAGAGCTCCACTTCCTGCCTTCCTGGCTGAGCCTGAAGTCTGGCGTGCCGGTGTACCGCTGGGAGAACAAGCTGGTGGTGGATTACAACAAGGTGACACTAAGAAAGATCTTGGATGAGAAGAATGTAGACTGGGGCAGGAAGGATCTAGGCTTGGACCTCACGGAGGAAGACATCAAAGAAATAAATGGCCGACAG AAGGATCTTTGGAGGGGCGGCATCGATCCATTTCTGGTAGCTCGAAAGTTCCATGAATTTGTCGAGAATGCTCTGGCTGAGG AGAGAAGCAGCCCTGCTCCCGGAATTA ATCTGCAAAGCTTTTATCTCTGTCTGCTTTTGACTCCCACTCCGCTGTCTTGCCCTCTCCAAGGCAACGTTAGACTGAGCGACTTTGCAAAATGCTCTGCCGTGCAGCTCAGCCTGGAGGTGGACGGCCAAGCTGTGTCTATAGACCTGGTACCCACCATCCGGAATAAAGTGGACATGTCCATGGATTGGCCAAGGCAGGATCTCAGGTGGCTTTCTGAATGGTGGGACCAGGAGCAAGACACTGAGCGGATCAAACCCACCTGGAATATCATGGAAATTTACAAAACTGGGGCCGATCTGGTGgccaagaatctgtactggag GCTCTCCTACTCCCTGGCTGAGACCCGACTCCTCAGGGACATTGACCTCGATGGTGCTGGGTGGAGGCGGGAGGCGCTGCAGCTGCTGAAGCAAATCAACATGGAGAAGTGGGTACCGCACTATGGCAAAGTCCTGACCTCCTACCACCTGAAG GTGCCCATGTGCCCCAGATGCCTTTGTTGGGAGAATTTTGGTAGCGGTGCCCATTCCGCCCAAACACGACCTCCAGACATCCTCGTGCCCCATACCGAGGATATAGAGAG ATTTTCCTGA
- the LOC114022343 gene encoding uncharacterized protein LOC114022343 isoform X4 yields the protein MAGACQGGARGPGEMEEEQAESRTVAQEFLNWFLRRHVYPEQREHRRRERECQRVQALVSRIMARVHQWNTLLFTGEAILVGSQAQDLHVRAESSSSDYDFLAPIQYNTNVILLGTLYSAPCTELHFLPSWLSLKSGVPVYRWENKLVVDYNKVTLRKILDEKNVDWGRKDLGLDLTEEDIKEINGRQKDLWRGGIDPFLVARKFHEFVENALAEERSSPAPGISNVRLSDFAKCSAVQLSLEVDGQAVSIDLVPTIRNKVDMSMDWPRQDLRWLSEWWDQEQDTERIKPTWNIMEIYKTGADLVAKNLYWRLSYSLAETRLLRDIDLDGAGWRREALQLLKQINMEKWVPHYGKVLTSYHLKVPMCPRCLCWENFGSGAHSAQTRPPDILVPHTEDIERWSCFGLLTSTQSPRTGPRCWMLWGPC from the exons ATGGCTGGCGCATGCCAGGGTGGGGCCCGAGGGCCAGGAGAAatggaagaggaacaggctgagTCTCGTACAGTCGCCCAGGAGTTTCTGAACTGGTTCTTACGGCGCCATGTGTATCCCGAGCAAAGGGAACACCGGAGAAGGGAGCGGGAGTGCCAGCGGGTGCAAGCTCTGGTCAGCAGGATCATGGCTCGGGTGCATCAGTGGAATACGCTGTTGTTCACGGGGGAAGCCATCCTGGTGGGCAGTCAAGCCCAGGACCTCCACGTCCGGGCAGAGTCCAGCAGCAGCGACTACGACTTCCTGGCCCCCATCCAGTACAACACGAACGTGATCCTGCTGGGTACCCTGTACAGCGCGCCGTGCACAGAGCTCCACTTCCTGCCTTCCTGGCTGAGCCTGAAGTCTGGCGTGCCGGTGTACCGCTGGGAGAACAAGCTGGTGGTGGATTACAACAAGGTGACACTAAGAAAGATCTTGGATGAGAAGAATGTAGACTGGGGCAGGAAGGATCTAGGCTTGGACCTCACGGAGGAAGACATCAAAGAAATAAATGGCCGACAG AAGGATCTTTGGAGGGGCGGCATCGATCCATTTCTGGTAGCTCGAAAGTTCCATGAATTTGTCGAGAATGCTCTGGCTGAGG AGAGAAGCAGCCCTGCTCCCGGAATTA GCAACGTTAGACTGAGCGACTTTGCAAAATGCTCTGCCGTGCAGCTCAGCCTGGAGGTGGACGGCCAAGCTGTGTCTATAGACCTGGTACCCACCATCCGGAATAAAGTGGACATGTCCATGGATTGGCCAAGGCAGGATCTCAGGTGGCTTTCTGAATGGTGGGACCAGGAGCAAGACACTGAGCGGATCAAACCCACCTGGAATATCATGGAAATTTACAAAACTGGGGCCGATCTGGTGgccaagaatctgtactggag GCTCTCCTACTCCCTGGCTGAGACCCGACTCCTCAGGGACATTGACCTCGATGGTGCTGGGTGGAGGCGGGAGGCGCTGCAGCTGCTGAAGCAAATCAACATGGAGAAGTGGGTACCGCACTATGGCAAAGTCCTGACCTCCTACCACCTGAAG GTGCCCATGTGCCCCAGATGCCTTTGTTGGGAGAATTTTGGTAGCGGTGCCCATTCCGCCCAAACACGACCTCCAGACATCCTCGTGCCCCATACCGAGGATATAGAGAG ATGGTCCTGTTTTGGGCTTCTGACCTCAACCCAGAGCCCGAGAACTGGACCACGGTGCTGGATGCTCTGGGGACCCTGCTGA
- the LOC114022343 gene encoding uncharacterized protein LOC114022343 isoform X2, with the protein MAGACQGGARGPGEMEEEQAESRTVAQEFLNWFLRRHVYPEQREHRRRERECQRVQALVSRIMARVHQWNTLLFTGEAILVGSQAQDLHVRAESSSSDYDFLAPIQYNTNVILLGTLYSAPCTELHFLPSWLSLKSGVPVYRWENKLVVDYNKVTLRKILDEKNVDWGRKDLGLDLTEEDIKEINGRQKDLWRGGIDPFLVARKFHEFVENALAEERSSPAPGISNVRLSDFAKCSAVQLSLEVDGQAVSIDLVPTIRNKVDMSMDWPRQDLRWLSEWWDQEQDTERIKPTWNIMEIYKTGADLVAKNLYWRLSYSLAETRLLRDIDLDGAGWRREALQLLKQINMEKWVPHYGKVLTSYHLKMVLFWASDLNPEPENWTTVLDALGTLLKVLEFSLEKKQLPSYFLPSMNFFDWHRSEEENSLKNRVLEVLRLEVRLMRCSPEQYLQLSYDLAKPQGPGPFIQRERELDEFRRKHQKLFEEFKNLKEEKQPGQGAASIFFAQHRHLGSCLQLNILRQGF; encoded by the exons ATGGCTGGCGCATGCCAGGGTGGGGCCCGAGGGCCAGGAGAAatggaagaggaacaggctgagTCTCGTACAGTCGCCCAGGAGTTTCTGAACTGGTTCTTACGGCGCCATGTGTATCCCGAGCAAAGGGAACACCGGAGAAGGGAGCGGGAGTGCCAGCGGGTGCAAGCTCTGGTCAGCAGGATCATGGCTCGGGTGCATCAGTGGAATACGCTGTTGTTCACGGGGGAAGCCATCCTGGTGGGCAGTCAAGCCCAGGACCTCCACGTCCGGGCAGAGTCCAGCAGCAGCGACTACGACTTCCTGGCCCCCATCCAGTACAACACGAACGTGATCCTGCTGGGTACCCTGTACAGCGCGCCGTGCACAGAGCTCCACTTCCTGCCTTCCTGGCTGAGCCTGAAGTCTGGCGTGCCGGTGTACCGCTGGGAGAACAAGCTGGTGGTGGATTACAACAAGGTGACACTAAGAAAGATCTTGGATGAGAAGAATGTAGACTGGGGCAGGAAGGATCTAGGCTTGGACCTCACGGAGGAAGACATCAAAGAAATAAATGGCCGACAG AAGGATCTTTGGAGGGGCGGCATCGATCCATTTCTGGTAGCTCGAAAGTTCCATGAATTTGTCGAGAATGCTCTGGCTGAGG AGAGAAGCAGCCCTGCTCCCGGAATTA GCAACGTTAGACTGAGCGACTTTGCAAAATGCTCTGCCGTGCAGCTCAGCCTGGAGGTGGACGGCCAAGCTGTGTCTATAGACCTGGTACCCACCATCCGGAATAAAGTGGACATGTCCATGGATTGGCCAAGGCAGGATCTCAGGTGGCTTTCTGAATGGTGGGACCAGGAGCAAGACACTGAGCGGATCAAACCCACCTGGAATATCATGGAAATTTACAAAACTGGGGCCGATCTGGTGgccaagaatctgtactggag GCTCTCCTACTCCCTGGCTGAGACCCGACTCCTCAGGGACATTGACCTCGATGGTGCTGGGTGGAGGCGGGAGGCGCTGCAGCTGCTGAAGCAAATCAACATGGAGAAGTGGGTACCGCACTATGGCAAAGTCCTGACCTCCTACCACCTGAAG ATGGTCCTGTTTTGGGCTTCTGACCTCAACCCAGAGCCCGAGAACTGGACCACGGTGCTGGATGCTCTGGGGACCCTGCTGAAGGTGCTGGAGTTCAGCCTGGAGAAGAAACAGCTGCCCAGCTACTTCCTGCCTTCGATGAATTTCTTCGACTGGCACCGGAGTGAGGAAGAGAATTCCCTGAAAAACCGGGTGCTGGAGGTGCTCAGACTGGAGGTGAGGCTGATGAGATGCAGCCCAGAACAGTACCTCCAGCTGAGCTACGACCTGGCCAAGCCCCAAGGCCCGGGACCCTTCATCCAACGGGAGCGGGAGCTGGACGAGTTTAGAAGGAAGCATCAGAAACTCTTTGAAGAGTTCAAAAACCTGAAGGAAGAAAAACAGCCGGGACAGGGAGCTGCGAGTATCTTCTTCGCCCAACACAGACACTTGGGCTCGTGTCTGCAGTTGAATATTCTACGccaggggttctga
- the LOC114022343 gene encoding uncharacterized protein LOC114022343 isoform X1, which translates to MAGACQGGARGPGEMEEEQAESRTVAQEFLNWFLRRHVYPEQREHRRRERECQRVQALVSRIMARVHQWNTLLFTGEAILVGSQAQDLHVRAESSSSDYDFLAPIQYNTNVILLGTLYSAPCTELHFLPSWLSLKSGVPVYRWENKLVVDYNKVTLRKILDEKNVDWGRKDLGLDLTEEDIKEINGRQKDLWRGGIDPFLVARKFHEFVENALAEERSSPAPGINLQSFYLCLLLTPTPLSCPLQGNVRLSDFAKCSAVQLSLEVDGQAVSIDLVPTIRNKVDMSMDWPRQDLRWLSEWWDQEQDTERIKPTWNIMEIYKTGADLVAKNLYWRLSYSLAETRLLRDIDLDGAGWRREALQLLKQINMEKWVPHYGKVLTSYHLKMVLFWASDLNPEPENWTTVLDALGTLLKVLEFSLEKKQLPSYFLPSMNFFDWHRSEEENSLKNRVLEVLRLEVRLMRCSPEQYLQLSYDLAKPQGPGPFIQRERELDEFRRKHQKLFEEFKNLKEEKQPGQGAASIFFAQHRHLGSCLQLNILRQGF; encoded by the exons ATGGCTGGCGCATGCCAGGGTGGGGCCCGAGGGCCAGGAGAAatggaagaggaacaggctgagTCTCGTACAGTCGCCCAGGAGTTTCTGAACTGGTTCTTACGGCGCCATGTGTATCCCGAGCAAAGGGAACACCGGAGAAGGGAGCGGGAGTGCCAGCGGGTGCAAGCTCTGGTCAGCAGGATCATGGCTCGGGTGCATCAGTGGAATACGCTGTTGTTCACGGGGGAAGCCATCCTGGTGGGCAGTCAAGCCCAGGACCTCCACGTCCGGGCAGAGTCCAGCAGCAGCGACTACGACTTCCTGGCCCCCATCCAGTACAACACGAACGTGATCCTGCTGGGTACCCTGTACAGCGCGCCGTGCACAGAGCTCCACTTCCTGCCTTCCTGGCTGAGCCTGAAGTCTGGCGTGCCGGTGTACCGCTGGGAGAACAAGCTGGTGGTGGATTACAACAAGGTGACACTAAGAAAGATCTTGGATGAGAAGAATGTAGACTGGGGCAGGAAGGATCTAGGCTTGGACCTCACGGAGGAAGACATCAAAGAAATAAATGGCCGACAG AAGGATCTTTGGAGGGGCGGCATCGATCCATTTCTGGTAGCTCGAAAGTTCCATGAATTTGTCGAGAATGCTCTGGCTGAGG AGAGAAGCAGCCCTGCTCCCGGAATTA ATCTGCAAAGCTTTTATCTCTGTCTGCTTTTGACTCCCACTCCGCTGTCTTGCCCTCTCCAAGGCAACGTTAGACTGAGCGACTTTGCAAAATGCTCTGCCGTGCAGCTCAGCCTGGAGGTGGACGGCCAAGCTGTGTCTATAGACCTGGTACCCACCATCCGGAATAAAGTGGACATGTCCATGGATTGGCCAAGGCAGGATCTCAGGTGGCTTTCTGAATGGTGGGACCAGGAGCAAGACACTGAGCGGATCAAACCCACCTGGAATATCATGGAAATTTACAAAACTGGGGCCGATCTGGTGgccaagaatctgtactggag GCTCTCCTACTCCCTGGCTGAGACCCGACTCCTCAGGGACATTGACCTCGATGGTGCTGGGTGGAGGCGGGAGGCGCTGCAGCTGCTGAAGCAAATCAACATGGAGAAGTGGGTACCGCACTATGGCAAAGTCCTGACCTCCTACCACCTGAAG ATGGTCCTGTTTTGGGCTTCTGACCTCAACCCAGAGCCCGAGAACTGGACCACGGTGCTGGATGCTCTGGGGACCCTGCTGAAGGTGCTGGAGTTCAGCCTGGAGAAGAAACAGCTGCCCAGCTACTTCCTGCCTTCGATGAATTTCTTCGACTGGCACCGGAGTGAGGAAGAGAATTCCCTGAAAAACCGGGTGCTGGAGGTGCTCAGACTGGAGGTGAGGCTGATGAGATGCAGCCCAGAACAGTACCTCCAGCTGAGCTACGACCTGGCCAAGCCCCAAGGCCCGGGACCCTTCATCCAACGGGAGCGGGAGCTGGACGAGTTTAGAAGGAAGCATCAGAAACTCTTTGAAGAGTTCAAAAACCTGAAGGAAGAAAAACAGCCGGGACAGGGAGCTGCGAGTATCTTCTTCGCCCAACACAGACACTTGGGCTCGTGTCTGCAGTTGAATATTCTACGccaggggttctga